AAATAGCCCAATGATCACGGTTCGCTTTGTGCGCGCGAAATAGGCGATCTCGAACGGACCTGGTCGTGCTGCAAGGAAGCAACAAGCGGCCAGGACAGGCAAGATCCCGAGCAATCGAAGGAAGTAGGGGCGAGTCCTGATCTCGAAGAGAGCGCAGACAAGACAGGCGGTTCCAAGGCATGCAAGGAAGGCCGTGTTGAGCATCCCCACGAACTCGAGATCGTACGACTCTTTGAGTAGGATGCGCGCAATCCCTTCAGCAATTACGGCAAATGCCATCCTCGTGACGGCGGCGAGAGTTACGGGAGATAGTCTTGGCGGACGCCCAGAGGCTTCATGACTATCGTTGCACACGCCCGCTCCCCCCTCGCGGCAGCAAGACAATGAATGCTACAATGGAGATCGGATTTCGCAATGAGAATGCGCGAGGACGGCGGGATGCTAGCGCCGAGACATCGCCACGTCTTCGGCAATGACCGGGACAATGGGAAAGGCCTTCCACGGAACGTGTGTGTCGAGGCGAAGGTCGGCGTAATCGACGGTGGCGAGGCCATCGAGTTTCTCCGCCAGCGCTTCTGCCTTGGGGAGTGTTTCGGAAGGCGCGCGCGCGCCGCACACGAGCCGCGTGCCGCCGCGGAGATAAAGCGTGATGCCGGTGCCGGGTTCCCAGTGGATCTCAGAGAGGCGATCCTCAAGCGGGCCACCCGCGGCGGCCATTGCACCCGCATACAGCAACGTATTGTCGCGGAACGCCGGATCGAGCGCTTCGCCGAGTTCGTAAGTACGCTCCGACGGCCCCGTCAGGATGGGAAGGCGAGAATCGAGCAATTCGTTCGGCAGCGCGCGTGCGAAGACGACGCCTTCGCAATCGACCAGGTACGTGGCGCGTTTTCCAATCAGAACCGCCTCGGGCTTTCGCTCATGCACCAGAATGTCGATCTGATTCGGCCACGTGCGACGCAGCTTTGCGTGATGCAGCGCAGGATGTGCGGTCAGCTTCGCCTGTGCCTCGTCCAGGTCGTAGCCGAGCAGATGAATGGGATCCTCGTATTGGCCCTTGGCGATCGCGACGACTTCTTCATCGCTCAGGCGATCGGCGCCATAGACCTGCCACTTGGTGACGAGGAAGAACTGCGACGAGTAGAGGAACTGCCAGAACACGACAAGTAGCAACCCAAGCGCCAGAACGATTGCCGCCGGTACGATCATGTTGGGGATCGCCCGAACATAGTGTGCCAGGCGGGGGAGGAACTTCCGAGGTACGGGTTGGCGCGGCGACAGACGACGAACCGCGCCGCTGGCCGTAGGCGTGCGACTCCGTCCCGCATTTCCGTATCGCGTGCGGAAGATCTCGATCGCACGGTGCGCATCCCACACCTTTTTGGCCGGCTTCTTCGCCATCTACTCCTCGATCAGCGCAGTACGCAGCTTTCCAGCGGCCCGCCAACGATGCGGGCTTCCAATTCGAGCATGATTCCCGTGCGTTCGTGCACCATATCCTGGATCAGTGAGATCATCGCGAGAAAATCTTCGCCGACGCCGTTGCCGCGATTCACGATGAAGTTTGCGTGGCCTTCGCTGACCATGATGTCGTTCAGCACGTAGCCCTTCAGCCCGGCCTCGTCGATCAACTTGCCGGCACTGACCATCTGCCCCGTGCGGGGATCGCGAGGATTCTTGAAGATGCAGCCGCTGCTGTGGCACTTGTAGGGCTGATTCTTTTTCTTCGAGACGAACTCGCGGCGGCGCGCGGCGGCCACTTCATCCTTCAAGGGCTCCAGGCGGAGATCCGCTTCGAGCACGATCACATCGGACAGTTCGCTATAGCGGTACTTGAATTCAAACGCACCGCGCGGCACCTCGAAGACCTGGCCCTTGCGCGTCATGACGAGTGCGCTTTCCACAAAGTCGCACAGGCCCCAGTTTCCGGCGCCGGCGTTTCCCGCGAGCGCCCCACCGACCGACCCGGGGATCATGGTGCAGAACTCAAGACCCATCAGGCCCGCGCGCCGCACGTACTGCAGCAGGGAGCTCAGCTCCATTCCCGCGCCGACGCGAACAATCCGCCCCGGCATTGCCGTCGCCTGGCCGAACGCCTTGCGTGGCAATTGCACGACGATTCCATCGAAGTGATTCTGGGCAAAGATCGTGTTTGTTCCACCGCCCAAAATCAACATCGGCCACTCGCGCTGGTACGCCACACGGACAAGGCTGCGCAGGGCGAATGGATCGTATGGAATCGCCAGCAGCGACGCCGTTGTGCGCGTGCTCATGGACGTCAAGGTTGTCACGTCGGCGTCCGGCGCGAGCTCCAGATTGACGATGTTTCGCAGTGCGCTGTCGCGCAGAAACGGATTGGGGCGCATCTCACATTCCCTCGTTCACAGATTCCAGAAGTTGCAGCAGATCGCCGGCCGTGCGGTAATTGTCGCCGGCTCCCATTGTCATGACCAGATCGCCGGCGCGCAGCCTGCCCGCGAGTTGCGGCGCAATCTCACGCCGCTGCGGGATCACGCTCAAGTTCTTCTG
This genomic window from bacterium contains:
- a CDS encoding cell division protein FtsQ/DivIB, translating into MAKKPAKKVWDAHRAIEIFRTRYGNAGRSRTPTASGAVRRLSPRQPVPRKFLPRLAHYVRAIPNMIVPAAIVLALGLLLVVFWQFLYSSQFFLVTKWQVYGADRLSDEEVVAIAKGQYEDPIHLLGYDLDEAQAKLTAHPALHHAKLRRTWPNQIDILVHERKPEAVLIGKRATYLVDCEGVVFARALPNELLDSRLPILTGPSERTYELGEALDPAFRDNTLLYAGAMAAAGGPLEDRLSEIHWEPGTGITLYLRGGTRLVCGARAPSETLPKAEALAEKLDGLATVDYADLRLDTHVPWKAFPIVPVIAEDVAMSRR
- the murB gene encoding UDP-N-acetylmuramate dehydrogenase, with amino-acid sequence MRPNPFLRDSALRNIVNLELAPDADVTTLTSMSTRTTASLLAIPYDPFALRSLVRVAYQREWPMLILGGGTNTIFAQNHFDGIVVQLPRKAFGQATAMPGRIVRVGAGMELSSLLQYVRRAGLMGLEFCTMIPGSVGGALAGNAGAGNWGLCDFVESALVMTRKGQVFEVPRGAFEFKYRYSELSDVIVLEADLRLEPLKDEVAAARRREFVSKKKNQPYKCHSSGCIFKNPRDPRTGQMVSAGKLIDEAGLKGYVLNDIMVSEGHANFIVNRGNGVGEDFLAMISLIQDMVHERTGIMLELEARIVGGPLESCVLR